GCGTCCGACCCCCCCCGAGTTTCTCTCCACGCACCCGTCCCACGGCACCCGGATCAGACAGATCGAGCAGTGGATCCCCGAGGCGCTGCAGCACTATGCGCCCCGGTGAGGCGCTGAAGCAATGGGCGTTCGAGCCGAGGCACGTCGGCCATGCCGCAGGCAGGCCCGTGACGAGGCGAGGCCCGAGATGGAGGCATCGCCATGGCAGCCCGCGTGAAGATCACGTACGCGTCGCTCGCCGCGCCCGGCGAGGAGGTGCACCGCGAGTACGAGGCTGCCCTCGAGGGCGTCAGGGCGCGGCTCGGCCAGACCCACCCGCTCCTGATCGGCGGGAAGCGGCGCGAGGCTTCCCGGACGTTCGCCGACGTGAACCCGTCGGACACCCGCGAGACGCTTGGCCACTTCGCCCTGGCCACCGCCCGGGACGTTCACGACGCCGTGGCGGCAGCCCAGGCCGCGTACCCGGAGTGGGGCCGCCGACCGTGGCAGGAGCGCGTCAGCCTGATCCAGAAGGCGGCCGATGTCATCCGCGACCACACGGCCGAGCTGGCGGCGCTCATGAGCCTCGAGGCGGGGAAGAGCCGGTTCGAGGCGCTGGGAGACGCCAGCGAAGCGGCTGATCTCCTGACCTACTACGCCCGCCAGGTGGAGGTTCACCGGGGCTTCGAGCTGCCTCTCGAGCGACTCTCCCCGAATGAGCAGACCAAGAGCGTGCTTCGCCCCTACGGCGTCTGGGCGGTGATCTCACCGTTCAACTTCCCCGTGGCGCTGGCCGCGGGGATGGCGGGCGGTGCCCTCGTCGCGGGGAACACCGTCGTCCTGAAGCCAGCCAGCGACACCCCGTATGCGGCGCTGCGACTGGTCGAGCTGCTGGAGGCCGCGGGGCTTCCCCCCGGCGTCGTGAACCTGGTGACGGGGAGCGGCGAAGGAGCGGGCCTCGCGCTCGTGGATCACCCGGACGTCGCGGGCCTGGTCTTCACCGGCTCGAGGGAGGTGGGCGAGCGGATCGCCCGGCGCTTCATCGCCCGGCGCCTCCGGCCCTTCGTCGCCGAGATGGGGGGCAAGAACCCGGCGATCGTCACGGCGAAGGCCGATCTCGCG
The sequence above is a segment of the Candidatus Rokuibacteriota bacterium genome. Coding sequences within it:
- a CDS encoding aldehyde dehydrogenase family protein, with the protein product MAARVKITYASLAAPGEEVHREYEAALEGVRARLGQTHPLLIGGKRREASRTFADVNPSDTRETLGHFALATARDVHDAVAAAQAAYPEWGRRPWQERVSLIQKAADVIRDHTAELAALMSLEAGKSRFEALGDASEAADLLTYYARQVEVHRGFELPLERLSPNEQTKSVLRPYGVWAVISPFNFPVALAAGMAGGALVAGNTVVLKPASDTPYAALRLVELLEAAGLPPGVVNLVTGSGEGAGLALVDHPDVAGLVFTGSREVGERIARRFIARRLRPFVAEMGGKNPAIVTAKADLAKAVEGITRSAFGLSGQKCSACSRVYVDRQVARPFVEQLVEKVKTLRVGDPTRREVFTGPVINARSVATFEAAAAEARRDGRILVGGQRITDGECASGCFVAPTVADRLPPEHRLFQDELFVPFLVVAEVGSLREALAWANRSDYGLCAGIFSEDSDELRAFFDSIEGGVTYANRRGGATTGAWPGVNSFGGWKASGSSGKGALGPYYVQQFLREQSQTWVK